In Melitaea cinxia chromosome 21, ilMelCinx1.1, whole genome shotgun sequence, the sequence ATTTTTTGAGAGATCAACACTTGATCCGAGCGGACTTAACTATATTATGTCATCGATCGCTGTTAAAAAACTTTTCACGCTAGCCGCTTGCGGTCGGCGCCCGCGTTACGTTACTCAATAAGTAAATTATTCATTAACAAAGTCTTTGTCACCTCTAACCTCGTGAGAAATAACTGTTACATGGCTACGAGAAAGGTATCAGTGGAACACTCACGGACCTTCTTTTGTCTATAACCCAGATATAAATATTGGGCAACGGGGCTATCAAATTATTACAGCACAGCCAGCTGAACAGGAAACAACTCAACATGAAAACAGCAATCAGCTTGTTATGTGTGGTGGTGTGTGCCTCGGCCGTCCAGGTCGGGTACGTGGCCCCGGCCTCCAGCTATATCTACAGAAGCGACAACGATGGACCAGCCAGCCTCATCCAGGTGGGAGCGCACAATTACCAGCAACCCCCAGCATTTGCGGCTTCCTTGCCTCTTCTACAGCCTTTGAAAGCTGCCGAGGCTTACGACTTGGCCCCGATACCTTTACCCTACGTAGCCGCGAAACCTATCATTGTAGAAGATGCTGAAGAAGATGATGAGGGCTCTGACGAATCCGAAGAAAGTGAGGAGGGAGGATTAGTAGAACATGGTGTCGCACACGATGTAGGCGGCGGTAGTGCTTATGATGAGGAGCATCATGCCGCTCATGGTGAAAAGGGTTCCAAGGGGTACCATAGTCAGGACCATCATGCCAAGGGTGCCGCTGGCCAATACGGTAAGACACACAAGGAAGGATACTTCCATGGCGCTAAGGGAGAAAAAGGTGAACATCACGACGAAGCCGACGCTCACGGAAAACATTACGAAGCCGGCAAAGGCTACAAGGGTGGTGACCACGGCCACAAGAAGCACTTCAGCAAGGGTGAGGAAGTGACCGGGTACCATAAGGTGTTCCACAAGGACGAGTTCAAGAAGGACCACGATTTCTATGACGTCGCTGACAAGAGAGGTAACTTCAAGAAGCACGGATCTCAAGAAGCTCACCACGCTTCCGAAGCTGGCGCACACAAGAAGGGTGGTCACAGCGATTCAGGCTACAACAAGGGTGGTTTCGGAAAATCTGGATACCATGCAAAAGGGGTAGTGGACGAATCCGATGAGGGTCACTCTGCTGAAGAGGGAGCCGACAGCCACTATAAGCAACATGAAGACTATGGTAAGAAGGGAGCCAGCAGCCAGGAGAAGGAGTACGCCTATGGTGATGCTGATGGCGAATACTATGTAGACGAGGattgaaattcaaaaaaatttagataaatgttgattaatttaatatttgattattttgttatgtttGATACTCGACGaagctgtaaatatttttgtatcgcggtaaatgtaaataaaaaaataaaaaaaaaactgaataaacatagcttattttattttctactaaatatttagttttaaaatgatatattagtacctaaaagatattttgaatttaataaataacattaagtttaaaatgtaaaccATTTCTTTTATGACAATGAAGACGAATAATAAAATAGTGAAATttgaatgataataatatttgaaaaaaaaaatctttaaaaaaagacatcaattcatttaatttatgctttttttcgaacaaaaaagtaaatactttttataaaactaatacaagtaattatttgaaaaaaaaaatggtaaatattgacatttttttttttttttttttttttgtaaaaataattctttccCATGTAGCAAGCTTCTTTGAGTTTTGTGATTTAAgcatcgaaataaaattaatcttctttagaagtaaaaagaaattatgatatgacattaaaaaaaattagagtagATACTTGAAGGTATTCACCACTAGTCTACGAAACTGTGTTTTTATTACACGTTTTATAGACGTTTACTCGTGGCGAGAAACATATTTTGAAAACCGTATTTATCTAAAATTACtagtatttatacaataaagtctcactaattaatttttacacttcAAGTGGCAATGCTTAGAGTCGGCCTTGACATTGAAAATCGATTAACACTCTTATgagttcattaaaataaattaatttaatatcaaatattatatctaattttaatttagtttaatgaCTACTAGTACGTAATAAAGCTTTTTTAATTACAAGTTAATTCAAGAAGGTGTCtaattactttttgagctaACGCAATTGATTAAATCGGAATGTTTTAGAagtgtaataaaattagtatataagGCTAAGATTTTTTACctaagaatttaaaattatgtcaacagaaaaaaataagtaataaaactactagtttttatttgatttttactattttttaaccgacttccaaaaaaggaggaggttctcaattcgactgtattttttttttttttttttatgtatgttacatcagaacttttgaccgggtaaaccgatttcgacaaattttgttttaatcgaaaggtggtgtgtgccaattggtcccatttaaatttatttgagatctaacaactacttttcgagttatatctaataatgcgtttttacatgacgcttttttcgtcgacctacgttgtattatactgcataactttctactggatgtaccgattttgataattctttttttgttggaaaggggatatccctagtttagtaccatgataagaaaaccaggatctgatgatggaatcccaaagaaatcgagagaaattcttgaaaatccgcaataactttttactgggtgtaccgattttgataatcctttttttgttggaaagaagatatcttagtttagtactatgataaggaaaccaggatctgatgatgggatcccagagaaatcgagggaaactctcgaaaatccgcaataactttttactgggtatatcgattttgataatttttaatttaatcaaaagctgatgtttatcatttggtcacatacaaattttatcgagatctgataactactttttgagtaatctttgataacgcgtaattgcttgactattttttcgtcgatctacgttgtattacttgtcgatgtaattgaagtcggttttttttttcgtttgcgagcaaacacaattatttagcaCTAAATTTACTCATTTTGATccaaatttttaaccgacttccaaaaaaggaggaggttctcaattcgactgtattttttttaatttttttttttatgtatgttacttcagaacttttgactgggtggaccgacatcgacaattttttttttaaatcgaaagttggtgtatgtcatttggtcccacttaaatttatttgagatctaacaactgcttttcgagctACATacaataatacgtttttacttgactattttttcgtcgacctatgttgtattataccgcataactttttctgggtgtaccgattttgatgatttttaattgaatcgaaagctgatgtttatcatgtggtcacatttaaatttcattgagatctgataagaactttttaagtaatctttgataacgcgtatttacttgactattttttcgtctacctacgttgtattacttgtcgatataattgaagtcggtttttttcgtttgcgagcaaatacaattattattaaagtttattattttaaaagtcctAGCCatgtatagaaatatattaaaaagacgCATTTTTCCAGATGttatcttgtatttttttttctctattcgAAAATGAAACTACCAAATCTTAATAATTACTATGCTACAATCACATGATACTTACATAAATTCTCGTTCTAACTGCAATAAGTAGAACTCGTTCCAACTCTCGATGAAGAGATTCCAAGCCACTATACCTATAATAGGGCTTAATAGCCTTTTATTCTACAAATATATTAGTtaagattttaaaaagaaaacattttaatttcaagcagtcattatttgttttatagtcATACATATTCTGTGAATATTTTAAGATCATATGTATGTAATAGATATGTTATTACATAATACATtagttaaaaatcaaaatcgatgTTTTTATCTTCAAGGAGGCTCAAAAGcaccatttaataatattttttataataccctagctgacccggcgaacttcgtatcgcctaacacaaactttatcgtatggtattaaagttcaaattgacttttaagtattatcacaaatcttttgtatgggagtatagaaaagtgttgtttatagactttttcaggaaatttaatttttttttttttttttagaatttttctctccgtaagaaccatcctcgtacttcaaggaatattttaaaaaaagaattagcgaaatcggtccaaccgttctcgagttttgcgcttagcaacacattcagcgactcatttttatattatagatagatgtaACACTTTACTTAATAGTTACTATAGTTGATATGAAATTACCACTGTTCCAGTAAATACATCCtgctgagaagaatcggcaGGAAACTCAGAGGCTTAGAGTATACATTACACGGTAATTGTATACCATTTGTATACTTTAAGCTCAGaggttattttttgaaaatcagaGGTGTTCAGTATAAAGTAGTAGGGATTTAGTAGTAGGTGATTTTGAACGTTTTGTCACCTCTGAATACAAATAcccaaaatacaaaaaaaaaagaaacagtacTTACAggtgttaaataaaacaatgaatacTTAACTgggtaagtaaataataaataaataaacgcaacacactcaacggcccccagtaggattttctcctgagtcggccaatacaaatatctgtcgtgagcggggatcgaacccgcgaccgccagcgcaacagtcagtacagtgaccgctgcgccaacgcgtcgtctaacCAATaagcatataatataataataatataatatgtataatataatatgcatgatataatatgtataatataatatgtataatataatatgcatgatataatatgtataatatatatattgtaggtATAGCTATTTCATTAGTGGTACAAAAAATTGTCGCAAATCGTAATTATTACAGATCAGCACAGAGATAtcgtagatatttatttaataataatatctattacCCGCTGTCTAGCCGGTATAGCCTTGGCAGATCCATGCCCGAGAATAAGTCATGTCAAATAAGACGCAACCGCGTGGAACAAGAGATGAAGATTTTTTCACGAAAAACCTTATCCTTGTCCACTAATTAGCAACAAAGGCTATATAAAGTAAACTGATCTCATGTATGTCAGTGTCGTAACCTCATTCGATTGCGTACGATCTGAGAAAAAAATTAGAACATGACAATAAATCGATTATTATTAGTACTGTCTTTGACATCGTTTTTATGCTGGACTGAATCGTTACCGGCCGATTATTCGCTGGGCTTCGATAATCTCGATACGGATTTATCAGACCTCAAGTACGAGTCCGAAGGTACTTTGGACGACTTCTTTAAAACTGATCATAAAGGAGAACAGAGTGGAGCAAAATCCAAAGCTTCAGTTACGGGAACTAAGAAGAAGACTTCAAACAAAAAAGGATTGAATATCAAATATGATATTCAAGATCTGAAGAAGTTTCTTAAGTTTCTTGGGTTACGTGATGCTGAATCTTACGATGACGCTGGTATTTATGCTGTAGCAAAAGGCGTAGCTGCGTCCGGTGTAGGGGTCACTGGTAATGAGGAGAGAAAGTACAAAAAGGGTGCAAAATCGAAAGGATTCCATAGAATTTCACACAAAGATGAATATAATGATGATAAGGAATATTACGCTGATGATGAAATTAGTGGTGTGATAAAGAAAATTGGAGCGAAGGGTTTGGGATTTGAGTCTGGTGCAGGAGCAGGCTTTCAAAAGGGGCATTATCATCACGATCATGACAAAGCTCTATTTGGAAAAGAAGGTTTTTCTGATAATGGAAAACTGAATAAAGAATCTGAAGGATTTACGGATAATCAAGGATTTGATGCGTATTTCaaagtaaacaataaataatgagATTCATAATAATTGCCCATTTTAGGGTAGTttcgtacatattttttttcgatttgatAGCTTAGCAATGTgttgcaaaaaatattaaatagttagTTACcttttttgatgttttattcATCCTCACCAGGGTAGATAAGAAACTGAATGTATAGGtactttttaattgaaataatagaCAGTTGCCAacgtgaaaatataaaaaaaaattaatcatcgtAATAAACAACTCAAAGCTGAACGGCGTTAATAATTTAATGCGATACACTTTAATCTTAACATCCGTGTTAAAGTCCTCCTcagaaaataatgtatttaaagaAATCAGTGCAGTTTAAGTAGGTTTCTGTTCACTAACTtgaacttttaaacaaaaataaaattatgaatctttttactaatattatatattgtaatggtaagttaatatttaagtattgccttaaatatattaaatattttaaaatttataaaaaatatattaaaattttattgcgaATACTTACGATTTTTTTCAGCGTTACCAGTACTACTAATTATAAACAATATGaattgtttcaatttattacCTTTCAATTTAAGTCCTTTTGCAGACTTTTTGCCTAGTAATATTCCATATAATTCATTTACAATAACCCCAGAAGTTGATCCTTATACAAATGGACAGAAAATTTTCGGTTCGATGCCTCCgcctttttttaatgtagatgACACGAAGATTGAAGCAATCAAAGCTTACAGTTGCTCATTAATGCCAtgttatgataatgataaaataGTCGTTTGCGCCTGTAATTTTAGGACAGGCAATGTtgtcacttttaaaaataaatgtgatgtCCTTAAACATAATTGCAGGTTTGATACAGGTAAGAACAAATATGGTTCTATAGAAAAATAGTAACTAAAATTGCTAGTCAGATTCCACTCAGATTTTTCCCTTTATTTAATACGCtcttgaaatttcaaaaaaaaagctGTCTTGTCTTCGACTGCTTTGTAAAGATATGGTAATTTTCAATTCCTGCTTTGAAATTACCCTGctgaaaattacaaataaaaaacaatgattggtatgggaagttattgagatagatctatctggatccagatagcctagataaaaacagataaaaattgtattaaaattttatgaaaattttggaatccctgtttcaaacacacaatagcttacaataaattttccatacaaatcatcgttttttatttggaattttcagcacGATATAATCTCCTTAGGTATATCTTGTCAAATGTTCAAttcttgataaaatattttaatttcctcAATTTGaa encodes:
- the LOC123664189 gene encoding histidine-rich protein PFHRP-II-like, translating into MKTAISLLCVVVCASAVQVGYVAPASSYIYRSDNDGPASLIQVGAHNYQQPPAFAASLPLLQPLKAAEAYDLAPIPLPYVAAKPIIVEDAEEDDEGSDESEESEEGGLVEHGVAHDVGGGSAYDEEHHAAHGEKGSKGYHSQDHHAKGAAGQYGKTHKEGYFHGAKGEKGEHHDEADAHGKHYEAGKGYKGGDHGHKKHFSKGEEVTGYHKVFHKDEFKKDHDFYDVADKRGNFKKHGSQEAHHASEAGAHKKGGHSDSGYNKGGFGKSGYHAKGVVDESDEGHSAEEGADSHYKQHEDYGKKGASSQEKEYAYGDADGEYYVDED
- the LOC123663844 gene encoding uncharacterized protein LOC123663844, which produces MNCFNLLPFNLSPFADFLPSNIPYNSFTITPEVDPYTNGQKIFGSMPPPFFNVDDTKIEAIKAYSCSLMPCYDNDKIVVCACNFRTGNVVTFKNKCDVLKHNCRFDTEFRIILNEICPWEFQSRRTNKELKIDYSDPKYYN